Proteins encoded by one window of Rouxiella chamberiensis:
- the arcB gene encoding aerobic respiration two-component sensor histidine kinase ArcB, whose protein sequence is MKQIRLLAQYYVDLMVKLGLVRFSLLLASALVVLAMIVQMAVTMLLRGQVESIDVVRSIFFGLIITPWAVYFLSVVVEQLEESRQRLSRLVDKLEEMRHRDLTLNEQLTENISQLNQEITDRIKAEEARLAVVDKLKLEMHHREQAQIELSQQSALLRSFLDASPDLVYYRNEDKEFSGCNRAMELLTGLSEKQLIGLTPNDVYSPDIAEKVIETDEKVFRHNVALTYEQWLVYPDGRKACFELRKVPFYDRIGKRHGLMGFGRDITERKRYQDALENASREKTTFISTISHELRTPLNGIVGLSRILLDTELNDEQHNYLKTIHVSAITLGNIFNDIIEMDKLERRKVQLDNTPVNFTDFLSELENLTGLLVQPKGLKFVMQPDIPLPHTLITDGTRLRQILWNLIGNAVKFTHKGEIVVRVHHDEGDRLCFEVQDSGMGIPQDEQDKIFAMYYQVKDQHGGKPATGTGIGLAVSKRLAQSMGGDITVSSELGKGSCFTLTVSAPSLDEPEKAIDEDDLLPLPALNILLVEDIELNVIVARSVLEKLGSSVEVAMTGHEALEMFDPYEFDLVLLDIQLPDMTGLDVARILREKFAGQDLPPLVALTANVLKDKKEYLEAGIDDVLSKPLSVPALTAMIQQYWDRPPENDPSSEDTKPMKTNEALLDIPMLEQYMELVGSGLIHQSADMFEQMMPGYLEVLDSNMTARDQHGIAEEAHKIKGAAGSVGLKHLQQLAQQIQTPSLPAWWDNVQDWVDELKLEWRNDVQTLRDWTAEAEAGKNNPSLGRGARILRQHQGKW, encoded by the coding sequence ATGAAGCAAATCAGATTACTTGCCCAGTACTACGTTGACCTGATGGTCAAGCTCGGGCTGGTCCGTTTCTCGCTGTTGCTGGCTTCGGCGCTGGTCGTGCTGGCCATGATTGTGCAGATGGCGGTAACCATGCTGCTGCGAGGACAGGTAGAGAGCATCGACGTGGTGCGTTCGATCTTCTTTGGTCTGATTATTACCCCGTGGGCGGTCTATTTCCTGTCGGTCGTGGTCGAACAGCTGGAAGAGTCGCGCCAACGCCTGTCGCGGCTGGTCGACAAACTCGAAGAGATGCGCCATCGCGATCTCACCCTCAACGAGCAGCTGACCGAAAATATTTCACAGCTTAATCAGGAAATTACCGACCGAATCAAAGCCGAAGAAGCGCGTCTGGCGGTAGTCGATAAACTCAAGCTCGAAATGCATCACCGCGAACAGGCGCAAATCGAGCTCAGCCAGCAGTCGGCCCTGCTGCGATCCTTCCTTGATGCGTCGCCCGACCTGGTTTACTACCGCAATGAAGACAAAGAGTTTTCAGGCTGTAACCGTGCCATGGAACTGCTGACCGGCCTCAGTGAGAAGCAGCTGATCGGTCTGACGCCCAATGATGTTTACTCGCCCGATATCGCCGAAAAAGTCATTGAAACAGACGAGAAAGTGTTTCGTCACAACGTGGCGCTTACCTACGAGCAGTGGCTGGTTTATCCCGACGGGCGCAAGGCCTGTTTCGAGCTGCGTAAAGTGCCGTTCTACGATCGCATCGGCAAGCGCCACGGCCTGATGGGCTTTGGTCGCGATATTACCGAACGTAAGCGCTATCAGGACGCGCTGGAGAACGCCAGCCGGGAGAAGACCACCTTTATTTCAACGATTAGCCACGAGCTGCGTACGCCGCTTAACGGCATCGTGGGCCTGAGCCGCATTCTGCTGGATACCGAACTCAATGACGAACAGCACAACTATCTGAAGACTATTCACGTCAGCGCCATCACGCTCGGGAACATCTTCAATGACATCATCGAGATGGACAAGCTCGAACGCCGCAAGGTGCAACTCGACAACACGCCGGTCAACTTTACCGATTTCCTCTCCGAGCTGGAAAACCTTACCGGTCTGCTGGTGCAGCCGAAAGGGCTGAAATTTGTGATGCAGCCTGATATTCCGCTGCCGCACACGCTGATTACCGACGGAACACGCCTGCGCCAGATTCTGTGGAATCTGATTGGCAACGCCGTCAAATTCACGCATAAAGGCGAGATCGTGGTGCGGGTGCATCATGACGAAGGCGATCGTCTGTGCTTCGAGGTGCAGGATTCCGGCATGGGCATCCCGCAGGACGAACAGGACAAAATCTTTGCCATGTATTATCAGGTGAAAGATCAGCACGGCGGAAAACCGGCGACCGGGACCGGCATCGGGCTGGCCGTCTCCAAACGTCTGGCGCAGAGCATGGGCGGCGACATCACGGTAAGCAGCGAGCTGGGCAAAGGCTCCTGCTTTACGCTGACGGTGTCTGCGCCGTCGCTGGATGAACCCGAGAAAGCGATCGACGAAGACGACCTTCTGCCGCTGCCGGCGCTGAATATTCTGCTGGTGGAAGACATCGAGCTGAACGTGATTGTTGCCCGCTCCGTGCTCGAGAAGCTGGGCAGCAGCGTCGAGGTCGCCATGACGGGCCACGAGGCGCTGGAGATGTTCGACCCTTATGAATTCGATCTGGTGCTGCTGGATATTCAGCTGCCGGACATGACCGGACTGGATGTGGCGCGGATCTTGCGCGAAAAATTCGCCGGACAGGACTTGCCGCCTCTAGTGGCGCTGACCGCCAACGTGCTGAAAGACAAGAAAGAGTATCTGGAAGCGGGCATCGACGATGTGCTGAGCAAACCGCTTTCTGTCCCGGCGCTGACCGCGATGATTCAGCAGTACTGGGATCGTCCGCCGGAAAATGACCCTTCCTCAGAGGACACCAAGCCAATGAAAACCAATGAAGCCTTGCTCGATATTCCGATGCTTGAACAGTATATGGAGCTTGTCGGCTCCGGATTGATTCATCAGAGCGCCGATATGTTCGAACAGATGATGCCGGGCTATCTGGAGGTGCTGGATTCCAACATGACCGCGCGCGATCAGCACGGCATTGCCGAAGAGGCCCACAAGATCAAGGGCGCAGCGGGATCCGTCGGCCTCAAGCATCTGCAACAGCTAGCACAACAGATTCAAACGCCTTCATTACCGGCGTGGTGGGACAACGTTCAGGACTGGGTCGACGAGTTGAAGCTGGAATGGCGCAATGACGTGCAAACGCTGCGTGACTGGACGGCGGAGGCGGAAGCTGGAAAAAATAACCCCAGCCTAGGCCGGGGTGCGCGAATACTGCGCCAACACCAGGGAAAATGGTAA
- a CDS encoding glutamate synthase small subunit: MSQNVYQFVDLQRVDPPKKPLKIRKIEFVEIYEPFSATQAASQADRCLSCGNPYCEWKCPVHNYIPNWLKLANEGRIMEAADLAHQTNSLPEVCGRVCPQDRLCEGSCTLNDEFGAVTIGNIERYINDKAIEMGWRPNMSHVHPTGKRVAIVGAGPAGLACADVLTRNGVKAVVFDRHPEIGGLLTFGIPSFKLEKSVMTTRREIFTEMGIEFQLNTEVGKDVTMDALLAEYDAVFLGVGTYQSMRGGLENEDAPGVFDALPFLIANTKQLMGFEAQQDEPYISMEHKRVVVLGGGDTAMDCVRTSIRQGASAVTCAYRRDEENMPGSRREVKNAREEGVDFKFNLQPLSIELNDSGRVKGVRMARTELGAPDAQGRRRAEIVAGSEHVMDADAVVMAFGFRPHKMEWLAAHDVELDSQGRIVAPEGSDNAFQTSNPKIFAGGDAVRGSDLVVTAIAEGRKAADGIMCFLEV; encoded by the coding sequence ATGAGTCAAAACGTTTATCAATTTGTCGACTTACAGCGCGTTGATCCGCCAAAGAAGCCGCTGAAGATCCGTAAAATTGAGTTTGTAGAAATTTACGAGCCGTTCTCGGCAACTCAGGCTGCATCACAGGCAGACCGCTGTCTGTCCTGCGGTAACCCGTATTGCGAATGGAAATGTCCGGTCCATAACTACATCCCGAACTGGCTGAAGCTCGCCAACGAAGGACGTATCATGGAAGCCGCCGATCTGGCGCACCAGACCAACAGTCTGCCGGAAGTCTGCGGGCGCGTCTGCCCGCAGGACCGCCTGTGCGAAGGCTCCTGTACGCTGAACGACGAGTTCGGCGCAGTGACCATCGGTAACATCGAGCGCTATATCAATGATAAAGCCATCGAGATGGGCTGGCGTCCCAACATGTCTCACGTGCACCCTACCGGCAAGCGCGTGGCGATTGTCGGCGCAGGTCCCGCAGGTCTGGCGTGTGCCGACGTGCTGACCCGCAACGGCGTGAAGGCGGTCGTGTTTGACCGCCATCCGGAAATCGGCGGTCTGCTGACCTTCGGGATCCCGTCGTTCAAGCTGGAAAAATCCGTGATGACCACACGTCGCGAGATCTTCACCGAGATGGGTATCGAGTTCCAGCTTAATACCGAAGTCGGCAAAGATGTGACGATGGATGCGCTGCTGGCCGAATACGATGCCGTGTTCCTCGGCGTGGGCACCTATCAGTCAATGCGCGGCGGCCTGGAAAATGAAGATGCGCCGGGCGTGTTCGATGCCCTGCCGTTCCTGATTGCCAACACCAAGCAGCTGATGGGCTTTGAAGCCCAGCAGGACGAGCCGTACATCAGCATGGAACACAAGCGCGTTGTCGTTCTGGGCGGCGGTGATACCGCGATGGACTGCGTGCGTACGTCCATTCGTCAGGGCGCAAGCGCAGTGACCTGTGCTTACCGTCGTGACGAAGAAAACATGCCTGGCTCACGTCGTGAAGTGAAGAATGCGCGTGAAGAAGGGGTGGATTTCAAGTTCAACCTGCAACCTCTGAGCATTGAGCTGAACGATTCCGGTCGCGTGAAAGGGGTGCGCATGGCGCGTACCGAGCTGGGCGCACCGGATGCCCAGGGCCGTCGTCGTGCAGAAATCGTTGCGGGTTCCGAGCACGTGATGGACGCCGATGCCGTGGTGATGGCGTTTGGTTTCCGTCCGCACAAGATGGAGTGGCTGGCCGCGCACGACGTCGAGCTGGACAGTCAGGGCCGTATCGTTGCGCCGGAAGGCAGCGACAACGCGTTCCAGACCAGCAACCCGAAAATCTTCGCCGGTGGCGATGCGGTTCGCGGTTCTGATCTGGTGGTGACGGCGATTGCCGAAGGCCGTAAAGCCGCTGACGGGATTATGTGCTTCCTGGAAGTCTAA
- the sspB gene encoding ClpXP protease specificity-enhancing factor: protein MEMTEMSPRRPFLLRAFYDWLLDNQLTPHLVVDVTQPGVSVPMEFARDGQIVLNIAPRAVGSLELGNADVRFNARFGGVPREVFVPIAAVLAIYARENGAGTMFEPEPGLDGEAAFEALEEQNPEPTMSVIDGDLPDNAEDGDDEPPTPPRGGRPSLRVVK, encoded by the coding sequence ATGGAGATGACTGAAATGTCTCCTCGCCGTCCCTTCCTGCTGCGTGCATTCTATGACTGGTTGCTCGACAACCAGCTGACGCCGCATCTGGTGGTCGACGTTACCCAGCCGGGTGTCAGCGTGCCGATGGAGTTTGCGCGCGACGGGCAAATCGTTCTCAATATTGCGCCGCGTGCGGTTGGCAGTCTTGAGCTCGGCAATGCCGACGTTCGCTTCAACGCACGTTTCGGTGGCGTTCCGCGCGAAGTATTCGTGCCGATCGCCGCTGTGCTCGCTATCTATGCCCGTGAAAACGGCGCAGGAACGATGTTCGAACCTGAGCCGGGTCTTGACGGTGAAGCTGCCTTCGAAGCGCTTGAAGAGCAGAATCCCGAGCCGACCATGTCGGTCATTGACGGCGATTTGCCGGACAACGCCGAAGACGGTGATGACGAGCCGCCAACGCCGCCACGCGGTGGGCGTCCGTCGCTGCGCGTGGTGAAGTAA